One segment of Anopheles stephensi strain Indian chromosome 3, UCI_ANSTEP_V1.0, whole genome shotgun sequence DNA contains the following:
- the LOC118513908 gene encoding E3 ubiquitin-protein ligase lubel isoform X10 codes for MSNNRQSTTTQSNSMASSPSNRFRGRNMPAWVQTESSDRVGPPPPPPPINNDPEYEVIDVANQQQYSNAPPPVPLKSPDIKRLTVMKCDLCGSVAPVVRCEQCDQNLFCVSCDDRYHRHPKRQTHVRKPIEPPAAVSPAPSMVKPPLPPKGEAGSSGPLPPPRRNKRPGSFHFPSPMFGRKQDQQTQHGVCPQGQPEQQQQQKPPPPPPSPALSLREKMNSLKRFIHPSNRPLPDPPENKIHSSNSSLDTVSKRSPSIGPNRSVSTTMEKIQSNTAATLDRMTLLQQRYRQHQEAMKSDGDRSRRASLTSNTDLQSSATESSNSFRNKPSGAFQHQQLQHQQHQQHQPIPSSQQLHSRWLNPPAPRIRSGSVASGINLLSVPGAPNGPGAGYVHDLTSSPGNSNAPSVSPIQHSEFGDAMPQMPSGPRSLSTFNLHQPPPPQPNMWGFNPLHQAQSMAHFNPMQWNQMNAWMGRGSQNGSNMSLNLPHGYPPQDPSGYPPAWGNAWNGMYPYPMGMMPMMPGVAMPPPRSRANSRSRAASPALSIKSRKSTMSMRNLNRNSFIDDLTDDEDSDDGFHRSRGRGGDRRRRERLNSTSSIDFDEPELQPAQSFVRASSVKHSRFNRERRPGAGSSARSLIDYPVSRKITAPAARYDREELTRDRFDKMSLSSPRKEPSDSFTNESDLEPEGRRGASNRSRSGNESISSPRKINSDSLTNDSDADFERRRQAKLKAAQNNLTASRRMTSDSHTNDSEPDQDRRKQQKSKAAPVPPATKKPIPSSDSDGREKQRRKSDTKSPSSKVVGAAPKKIPSDSHTPDTDGSEQRRRFASKQQRLRKNSSTEFIANESDEEKPAKKPEPEQIVNGLLEFRTISPTKSDSDEQRHLKTVEIKNIINDTRSEVEYDHTDIPEHSPPPPAPVTPDREWECEFCTYVNEPGVKICAICCKTATIGVVSGVARSESEPHTRSPPPDVVQETPQVTEVKLQIVPPQKPTNGKPPGETKKKDVDDEMDTEMDQVVGGEVVKSFSDGLKQETVEIPTDETDHVEKRIVKEKVSTGCGPSPPREIVEVRAMPATAEETLRVRASIGTSPPPQDMSTQTYDSFEQVRHEIATQHQSVDKSDSEPPQEQTQTTSALYKRSYSLATPQLLQVERPASRNSISSDTQQSKAMDDHQDPEDAVPQLAREQSKEMQNGTTTKEEPSEMTLLLREAERYQFTAEELQAAMNHCGEKHPVQWLRSNWNKLIETVQTLATKYGHEKRENTIGTISTVEAREALKMHKGNIWRAITECIEQRQRKYREIASKGNFTREDIVTSLTAHHGNLELALVELSKTQLKPFLMRIWGPPSGADNDSGNLLLHQALQEDRTGISSEIQQFISAHVEQELLGVGSASEKPEQAPEQDLQSAKEDIEPELQELTEHENTAPATSSPPPEEDPREEVCEERATSASNTEILKDIEALIMQMERKQESTNGTVLRNIQQLLSQLVDAEPSSRSPSATSIRSQASDQRIMSKSPIPVRANSKPTPNHSPNPDRTIEDDVRDFVQENIQDILPNLVQQVRQELDAVKVNLRTKPKSLEDDIRETLMRAEYTENDYSNIHYFPFDKTDDTPVVFPERQPPTKVKTQQSSAPDEMDEYANIQKFLERAIRNEKTTTVFDQMKRSSYLIDSSSDEARQTAESTDYYDLVSINEKLMHLFTKAPSKELQPVQQIETEAKNSSNEERHASPHLVKNHASLANDQEELPQQAAQELTPPAEIAAEKKGVKKRRGSRIPVNKNNYLYRRPVKSSSESDFEVLVTNSKPIQASMVAIDHVAELRHVVDNIERIEHAIEVGDEVGEGEDPEDFEIINEPIYINLPPKRDSSEADNVVEPQQVVMHEPDSIAGAITDSSAVIDSVREEPKQLAVKDPVLESPNTAEEAPQQTINTDAVVISAPTVEEPKTQDSTSVVPSMVEEPPLQPSEPAITAVIQPVVEEPAKVEPQDLSLSSSNMSQDQPIKTNAAEEIQPVAEASISDIKAPNLPEQPQSEVIQVEKTLVEETPANPTTVIEPQPTASAPVTNDPVPDTSSILSEDNEEEDVIRHSSKLANNLSELVLDTKRLIQQMKDEINSDIATFNEDDAAYGEEYYEDEYEDEWEGEEEEEEEEEEWDSNEEYDVDENGDFYEYEDDDDDGSVMFSEMTIIDSANGKSRSVEQPPNEVIPVQEPPQMILPIINMAVVRENERNSASEVSDLPLDSDFNDAMSVIEQSVGELRNMLHLTEQALGPLELASSLHHASSVETLQNSPEQSEISEITLVPEIHNTTAGEESSDRTLVADENLPMTMKDVQTLMNAKAVIGGFIKIVQQIEQTGEERAMQEHVSLPEESPMVIYDSVKTSSTETTDNKPPSVIERNAVNGTNAILEEPIGTTDETQEQANAEASVFSAGPHNQMETAGSNSTEAPITQAVEDTARNPQLPTVTQGPVTPPQPQDVPEDVKLNQSLVNPAAPRTLSAEEHPVTDVINTQDHTNVSNETQSSPIVAPDESQNILSNQHAAPEYVNANALELAEANGPSSAIPDYATVFKAGAKLQVIEPAVEAADTTNQNPDNQDPITNRESEQTPGTAAEALETQRSTSNESEITSVASQGTSVLPIKEEPNVGERTAPEAVDSSATSSQEPHVTEETPAADVAERVVSNSQTENTISTTVPETTHKQQDPEDPANSSKTNTPVTDDHHTEAPITTASIAEQPSSELNTTHLLNGHAPDNRTQSRASSEEPSSSFVEIQPSQVIVHTPQTETLPPQVVPLEAPPRTTNIYQNVDIHPPASTTTTTPATTPIKSPPTRSKSKAPKLTVKVASAATSQSEDGASPTTPPTPTGQKANAKASKTKLESKKKSTTTTTTANASSPTADSTGRRPSLTRKKSIGGGVFGPVQTNTVKNMQKEFLNKAKESPKPSTSKVTPKPAKLVQPKAFTARASATPPASTSKAATPASEEASTSSARSTPGPSEPMPGSSRDTTYMCEKLLKKKYRETCFSDEYQTTDDEDESRMTITESERTIIKSLVKPYEPNSDPPEVQAKQLLEDGLVQTQAQAELAVQLIELRYARDNAIWAATQCHTIDEARDLLQKECELCLGVFPMNEIVSMLKCTHTCCLECAKEYFTQEITNRSITNCNCPYCKEPDLNGPDVTEDDVLEYFSNLDILLKNIVDEEVHDLFQRKIRDRTLTKDPNFKWCVHCSSGFFARPKQRRLVCPDCGSITCASCRKPWESQHEGLTCDKFAEWKEANDPELQAEGVQRHLQTHGISCPNCKFRYSLARGGCMHFTCTQCKFEFCYGCNKPFMMGAKCSVSPYCAKLGLHAHHPRNCLFYLRDKEPRDLQNLLLMNNVSFDTEPSEQMKQELTNGEGAIMKCPIPLQKETPAGLMDMICSADVPENHAGLCRTHYVEYLVGTVSKAQIDPLPILDLTDCVQELRRRGIPLPERGPWDTDEIYREMCQKLVKEKIPLDN; via the exons ATGAGC AACAATCGACAGTCTACCACAACCCAGTCAAATAGTATGGCCTCAAGTCCTTCGAATAGATTCCGCGGCCGGAACATGCCTGCTTGGGTG CAGACCGAAAGCAGCGATCGTGTTGGTCCACCgcctccaccgccaccgatcAACAACGATCCCGAGTATGAGGTCATCGATGTGGCGAACCAGCAGCAATATTCCAATGCTCCACCTCCAGTACCGCTCAAGTCGCCAG ACATCAAACGGCTCACCGTGATGAAGTGCGATCTGTGCGGTTCCGTTGCGCCCGTCGTACGCTGCGAACAGTGCGACCAGAATCTGTTCTGTGTGTCCTGCGACGATCGTTACCATCGACACCCGAAACGCCAAACACATGTCAGAAAG CCGATCGAACCACCCGCGGCTGTGTCGCCGGCCCCGAGCATGGTGAAACCGCCGCTGCCACCGAAAGGTGAGGCCGGATCGAGCGGGCCACTGCCGCCGCCGAGAAGGAACAAGCGCCCCGGAAGCTTCCACTTTCCCAGTCCCATGTTTGGCCGCAAGCAGGACCAGCAG ACGCAACATGGAGTCTGTCCACAAGGacagccggagcagcagcaacagcagaagccGCCTCCACCGCCGCCGAGTCCCGCTCTCTCCTTGCGAGAAAAAATGAACTCCCTAAAGCGCTTCATTCATCCGTCGAACAGGCCACTGCCTGACCCTCCGGAGAATAAAATTCATT CTTCCAACTCATCCTTGGATACCGTCTCGAAACGTTCGCCTTCGATCGGGCCCAACCGATCCGTTTCGACCACGATGGAAAAGATCCAAAGCAATACGGCCGCCACCTTGGATCGTATGACGCTGCTACAGCAACGCTACCGACAGCACCAGGAAGCAATGAAGTCTGACGGAGATCGCAGTAGACGAGCGAGTCTTACGTCCAACACGGACCtgcag TCATCCGCCACTGAGTCATCAAACAGCTTCCGCAACAAGCCATCGGGTGCttttcagcaccagcagctccagcaccagcagcaccagcagcatcagccgATACCATCTTCGCAACAGTTGCATTCGAGATGGCTTAACCCGCCGGCACCCAGAATACGATCTGGCAGTGTTGCTTCGGGCATTAATCTACTGTCCGTCCCGGGGGCACCGAACGGACCGGGTGCAGGCTATGTCCACGATCTGACGAGCTCACCGGGCAATAGTAATGCACCGTCTGTCTCTCCTATACAGCACTCGGAGTTTGGCGATGCGATGCCGCAGATGCCTAGCGGGCCTCGAAGTCTCAGTACGTTCAACCTGCATcagccaccaccgccacagcCCAACATGTGGGGATTCAACCCGTTGCATCAG GCTCAGTCCATGGCACACTTCAATCCGATGCAGTGGAATCAGATGAATGCCTGGATGGGACGAGGATCGCAGAACGGGTCCAACATGAGTCTCAATCTACCGCACGGATATCCACCGCAGGACCCCTCGGGATATCCACCAGCGTGGGGCAACGCTTGGAATGGCATGTATCCCTACCCAATGGGTATGATGCCTATGATGCCAG GTGTCGCCATGCCTCCACCAAGATCCCGAGCGAACTCCCGATCGCGTGCTGCTTCACCGGCACTCAGCATCAAGTCACGTAAATCCACCATGTCCATGCGCAATCTCAACCGCAACAGCTTCATCGACGACCTTACCGACGATGAAGATTCGGATGATGGATTCCACCGCTCCCGAGGACGTGGTGGTGATCGCCGCCGCCGAGAGCGTCTCAACTCGACCAGCAGCATCGATTTCGACGAACCTGAACTACAACCAGCACAATCCTTCGTGCGTGCATCGAGTGTAAAACATTCGCGGTTCAACCGAGAGCGTCGTCCGGGGGCTGGATCCTCAGCTCGTTCGCTGATCGATTACCCAGTGTCGAGAAAGATCACGGCTCCGGCTGCTCGTTACGATCGTGAAGAGTTGACACGCGATCGCTTCGACAAGATGTCTCTTTCATCGCCCCGTAAAGAGCCATCCGATTCCTTCACCAACGAGTCCGATCTTGAGCCGGAAGGTCGACGTGGCGCCTCGAATAGATCACGCTCCGGCAACGAAAGCATCAGTTCACCGCGCAAAATCAACTCCGATTCGCTGACGAACGATTCCGATGCGGACTTTGAGCGTAGACGACAGGCTAAACTGAAGGCGGCTCAGAACAATCTGACCGCTTCGAGGCGCATGACATCCGATTCGCACACGAACGATTCCGAGCCGGATCAGGACCGTCGCAAACAGCAGAAGAGTAAGGCTGCCCCAGTACCTCCAGCAACAAAGAAACCCATACCAAGCTCCGATTCGGACGGGCGTGAGAAGCAGCGACGAAAGAGTGACACCAAGTCCCCGAGCTCCAAAGTTGTAGGTGCCGCGCCCAAAAAGATCCCCTCCGATTCACACACACCGGATACGGATGGATCGGAGCAGAGAAGACGTTTCGCCTCAAAACAACAGCGTCTGCGTAAGAACTCCAGCACCGAGTTCATCGCCAACGAATCGGACGAGGAAAAGCCGGCAAAGAAGCCCGAACCGGAACAGATTGTAAATGGACTGCTCGAGTTCCGTACCATCTCTCCAACGAAATCGGATTCTGACGAGCAGAGGCATCTGAAGACGGTCGAGATCAAGAACATCATCAACGACACCCGATCGGAGGTGGAGTACGACCACACGGACATCCCGGAACATTCACCACCTCCGCCAGCCCCCGTCACACCGGACCGTGAGTGGGAGTGTGAGTTCTGTACGTACGTCAACGAGCCCGGCGTGAAGATATGTGCCATCTGCTGCAAAACGGCCACGATCGGTGTGGTAAGCGGTGTGGCCCGGTCGGAGTCCGAACCACACACTCGATCACCGCCACCAGACGTTGTCCAGGAGACGCCTCAGGTTACCGAGGTGAAGCTGCAGATCGTACCGCCCCAGAAGCCGACCAACGGTAAGCCCCCAGGagaaacgaagaagaaag ATGTTGACGACGAGATGGACACCGAGATGGACCAGGTTGTTGGGGGCGAGGTTGTCAAGTCGTTTAGCGATGGGCTCAAGCAGGAAACAGTTGAGATTCCCACTGACGAAACTGACCACGTTGAGAAAAGGATTGTTAAGGAAAAGGTATCCACAGGTTGCGGTCCTTCGCCTCCGAGGGAAATTGTTGAGGTTCGAGCCATGCCAGCGACGGCAGAGGAAACATTGCGAGTCAGAGCTTCGATCGGGACATCACCACCTCCACAAGATATGTCCACTCAG ACATATGACTCATTTGAGCAGGTGCGTCATGAAATTGCCACCCAACATCAATCCGTCGATAAGTCCGACAGCGAACCGCCCCAGGAACAAACCCAAACAACGTCAGCACTTTACAAGCGATCGTACTCGCTTGCCACACCGCAGCTTCTCCAAGTTGAGCGTCCTGCAAGTCGCAACAGCATCTCGAGCGATACGCAG CAATCAAAAGCCATGGACGACCATCAAGATCCCGAGGATGCGGTGCCTCAGCTCGCGAGAGAGCAATCCAAAGAGATGCAGAATGGTACAACAACTAAAGAAGAGCCTTCGGAGATGACACTTCTTTTGCGG GAAGCAGAGCGATACCAATTTACCGCCGAAGAGTTGCAAGCTGCTATGAATCACTGTGGCGAGAAGCATCCGGTCCAGTGGCTTCGCAGCAACTGGAACAAACTGATCGAAACCGTACAAACATTGGCCACCAAGTATGGGCACGAAAAGCGAGAAAACACCATCGGCACCATCTCGACCGTGGAAGCTCGGGAAGCACTCAAAATGCATAAAGGCAACATCTGGCGTGCGATCACGGAATGTATCGAGCAGCGGCAGCGCAAATATCGTGAGATCGCCTCGAAGGGCAACTTCACCCGGGAGGACATCGTCACCAGTCTGACGGCGCACCACGGCAACCTTGAGCTGGCGCTGGTCGAGCTAAGCAAAACGCAGCTCAAACCGTTCCTGATGCGCATCTGGGGGCCACCGAGCGGGGCCGACAACGATAGTGGCAACTTGCTGCTACACCAAGCGCTCCAAGAGGATCGCACCGGAATCA GCAGCGAAATTCAACAGTTTATCAGTGCCCATGTGGAACAGGAATTGCTTGGAGTAGGATCAGCGTCCGAGAAACCAGAGCAAGCTCCGGAGCAAGACTTGCAATCCGCGAAAGAGGACATAGAGCCTGAATTGCAGGAGCTAACGGAACACGAAAACACAGCACCAGCAACGTCATCACCACCTCCGGAGGAAGATCCACGCGAAGAGGTATGTGAAGAACGCGCGACATCCGCTTCCAATACGGAAATATTAAAGGACATCGAGGCACTGATCATGCAAATGGAACGAAAGCAAGAGTCCACCAACGGAACGGTTTTGCGCAACATACAGCAACTGCTCAGCCAGCTGGTAGACGCCGAACCCAGCTCCAGGTCTCCATCGGCAACCTCAATACGATCGCAGGCAAGTGATCAGCGTATCATGAGCAAAAGTCCCATTCCCGTACGTGCGAACAGCAAGCCAACTCCGAACCATTCGCCCAATCCCGATCGAACCATCGAGGACGACGTACGTGACTTTGTACAGGAAAACATACAGGACATCCTGCCGAACCTGGTCCAACAGGTGCGGCAGGAGCTGGACGCGGTAAAGGTGAATCTACGGACGAAACCAAAATCATTGGAAGACGACATACGCGAGACGTTGATGCGGGCCGAATACACTGAGAACGATTACAGTAACATTCATTACTTTCCATTCGATAAAACCGACGACACGCCGGTAGTTTTCCCCGAGCGTCAGCCACCGACGAAGGTGAAGACACAACAGTCATCAGCTCCAGATGAAATGGATGAGTATGCCAATATTCAGAAATTTCTTGAACGTGCGATCCGAAACGAGAAAACAACTACCGTGTTTGACCAGATGAAGCGGAGCAGCTATCTGATCGATAGCAGCTCCGACGAAGCACGTCAAACGGCGGAGTCCACTGACTATTACGATTTGGTGTCGATCAATGAGAAGCTGATGCATCTGTTCACTAAGGCTCCTTCGAAGGAGCTTCAACCAGTACAACAGATCGAGACAGAAGCGAAGAATTCGTCTAATGAGGAAAGGCATGCATCTCCACATCTGGTCAAGAATCACGCTTCTTTAGCTAATGATCAAGAGGAACTTCCCCAGCAAGCTGCCCAAGAGTTAACGCCACCAGCAGAAATAGCAGCTGAGAAGAAGGGAGTCAAGAAACGACGAGGATCGCGCATTCCCGTCAACAAGAACAATTATCTCTACCGACGCCCTGTCAAGAGCTCTTCGGAGAGTGACTTTGAAGTACTGGTCACAAACTCGAAACCAATTCAAGCCTCCATGGTTGCTATCGATCATGTGGCGGAATTGCGACACGTGGTGGACAATATTGAGCGGATCGAGCATGCCATTGAGGTAGGAGATGAAGTCGGCGAAGGAGAGGATCCGGAAGATTTTGAGATCATAAATGAGCCTATCTACATCAATCTGCCTCCAAAGCGAGATTCTTCTGAGGCGGATAATGTGGTTGAACCACAACAGGTTGTAATGCATGAACCGGACTCGATTGCTGGTGCAATAACGGATTCCAGTGCTGTAATCGATTCAGTCAGGGAAGAACCTAAACAACTAGCAGTGAAAGACCCGGTACTGGAGAGTCCGAACACAGCTGAAGAAGCTCCTCAGCAAACAATCAATACTGATGCTGTTGTGATTAGTGCACCTACAGTAGAAGAGCCTAAAACGCAAGATTCTACATCTGTTGTGCCAAGTATGGTAGAAGAACCTCCTCTACAACCTTCAGAACCAGCTATTACTGCTGTTATTCAGCCAGTTGTAGAAGAACCAGCGAAGGTTGAGCCTCAAGATCTTTCTTTGAGCAGTTCGAATATGAGCCAGGATCAACCGATCAAAACAAATGCTGCCGAAGAGATCCAGCCAGTAGCTGAAGCTTCAATTTCAGATATAAAGGCACCAAATCTGCCAGAACAACCACAAAGTGAAGTGATTCAAGTAGAGAAGACTCTAGTAGAGGAAACTCCAGCTAATCCGACTACAGTAATAGAGCCTCAACCTACAGCTTCTGCCCCCGTTACAAACGATCCTGTCCCGGATACATCGTCCATATTATCAGAAGAtaatgaagaagaagacgtaATCAGGCATAGCTCCAAGCTCGCCAATAATCTTTCCGAGCTAGTTCTGGACACCAAGCGGCTCATTCAACAAATGAAGGACGAGATCAACTCCGACATAGCAACGTTCAACGAGGATGACGCAGCGTACGGGGAAGAATATTACGAGGACGAGTACGAAGACGAATGGGAAggcgaggaggaggaggaggaggaggaagaagagtGGGATTCCAACGAAGAGTACGATGTGGACGAGAATGGAGATTTCTACGAGTACgaagacgatgacgatgatggatCGGTAATGTTCTCCGAGATGACCATCATCGATTCTGCCAACGGAAAATCAAGAAGCGTCGAGCAACCGCCCAATGAAGTGATCCCAGTTCAAGAACCACCACAGATGATTCTGCCCATCATCAATATGGCGGTCGTAAgggaaaacgaacgaaacagtGCCTCGGAGGTGAGCGATCTTCCGCTGGACAGTGACTTCAACGATGCGATGAGTGTGATCGAACAATCGGTCGGTGAGCTAAGAAACATGCTACACCTAACCGAGCAAGCGCTTGGTCCTTTGGAACTTGCCTCTTCACTGCATCATGCTTCCAGTGTGGAAACGCTTCAAAACAGCCCAGAGCAGAGCGAGATAAGTGAGATCACCCTGGTGCCTGAGATACACAATACAACCGCGGGAGAAGAATCAAGCGATCGGACGCTGGTGGCGGACGAGAACCTTCCGATGACGATGAAGGATGTGCAAACGTTGATGAACGCCAAAGCAGTTATTGGAGGCTTTATCAAAATTGTACAGCAAATAGAACAAACTGGTGAAGAACGCGCGATGCAGGAGCACGTATCGTTGCCAGAGGAATCGCCAATGGTGATATACGATTCGGTGAAGACATCCTCAACGGAGACGACAGATAATAAGCCACCTTCTGTTATTGAGAGGAACGCTGTGAATGGGACGAACGCTATCCTGGAGGAACCAATCGGCACAACGGATGAAACACAAGAGCAAGCAAATGCTGAAGCGAGTGTTTTTAGTGCAGGCCCTCATAATCAAATGGAGACTGCAGGAAGTAATAGTACTGAGGCTCCAATCACTCAAGCTGTTGAAGATACGGCGAGGAACCCGCAATTGCCGACTGTTACCCAAGGTCCAGTAACACCTCCTCAACCACAAGATGTACCTGAAGATGTCAAGCTGAACCAAAGTTTAGTAAATCCAGCAGCTCCTCGTACACTCTCTGCAGAAGAGCATCCAGTGACTGACGTTATAAACACACAAGATCATAcgaatgtttcaaatgaaacGCAATCATCTCCGATTGTAGCTCCTGACGAATCCCAGAACATACTTTCGAATCAGCATGCAGCACCCGAGTATGTCAATGCAAACGCCTTAGAGCTGGCTGAAGCGAATGGTCCTAGCTCGGCCATTCCCGATTACGCAACAGTATTTAAAGCAGGAGCCAAACTTCAAGTCATTGAGCCTGCAGTAGAAGCAGCTGATACTACAAACCAGAATCCAGATAATCAAGATCCAATTACTAATCGAGAGAGTGAGCAAACTCCtggaacagcagcagaagcctTAGAAACACAGAGGAGCACTTCAAATGAATCAGAAATCACGTCAGTTGCTAGCCAAGGTACTTCCGTACTGCCAATCAAAGAAGAACCAAACGTTGGGGAGAGAACAGCACCCGAGGCTGTTGATTCTTCGGCCACGAGTTCCCAAGAGCCGCATGTAACGGAGGAAACTCCAGCGGCTGATGTTGCGGAACGTGTTGTTAGCAACTCACAGACTGAGAACACGATCAGTACAACTGTTCCAGAAACTACTCACAAACAACAAGATCCTGAGGATCCTGCAAACTCATCCAAAACCAACACACCAGTGACAGACGATCATCACACTGAAGCTCCCATTACTACTGCTAGTATAGCTGAGCAGCCTTCATCGGAGCTAAATACGACCCATTTGCTCAACGGACATGCACCGGACAATCGTACCCAATCTCGTGCCTCTTCCGAAGAGCCTTCATCCAGCTTCGTCGAAATACAACCATCACAGGTCATTGTTCACACACCCCAAACGGAAACTCTTCCACCACAAGTCGTTCCACTCGAAGCACCACCCCGCACCACAAACATCTACCAAAATGTGGACATTCATCCCCCCGCTtcaaccaccactaccaccccCGCTACTACCCCCATCAAGAGTCCACCCACCCGCTCAAAATCGAAAGCCCCCAAACTAACCGTTAAAGTTGCATCCGCCGCTACTTCGCAGTCGGAGGATGGTGCCTCCCCGACAACGCCACCAACTCCCACTGGCCAGAAGGCTAACGCCAAAGCTTCCAAAACTAAACTCGAAAGTAAGAAgaaatccaccaccaccaccaccaccgcaaaCGCCTCATCCCCCACGGCCGATTCGACCGGCCGTCGGCCATCGCTCACGCGCAAGAAATCGATCGGTGGTGGCGTGTTTGGACCGGTGCAAACAAACACGGTCAAGAACATGCAGAAAGAGTTCCTGAACAAGGCGAAGGAATCGCCCAAACCGAGCACGTCCAAGGTTACGCCCAAACCGGCCAAGCTCGTACAGCCGAAGGCGTTTACCGCCCGCGCGTCCGCTACACCGCCCGCTTCCACGAGCAAAGCTGCCACACCGGCCTCCGAGGAGGCTAGTACCTCCTCGGCTAGATCCACGCCCGGGCCGAGTGAACCGATGCCGGGCAGTTCGCGCGATACGACGTACATGTGCGAGAAGCtgctgaagaagaagtatCGCGAAACGTGCTTTAGCGATGAGTACCAAACGACCGATGACGAGGACGAAAGCCGGATGACGATCACCGAAAGCGAGCGCACCATTATCAAGAGCCTGGTGAAACCGTACGAACCGAACAGTGACCCGCCAGAA GTCCAGGCGAAGCAGCTGCTAGAGGATGGTCTAGTACAAACTCAGGCCCAAGCAGAGCTCGCCGTGCAGCTGATTGAGCTTCGATACGCCCGAGATAACGCGATCTGGGCCGCGACACAGTGCCACACGATCGATGAAGCGCGAGATCTCCTGCAAAAGGAATGTGAACTTTGTCTCGGTGTGTTCCCGATGAACGAGATCGTGTCGATGCTGAAATGTACGCACACTTGCTGTCTCGAATGTGCCAAGGAGTACTTCACGCAGGAGATCACCAACCGGTCGATCACCAACTGCAACTGTCCGTACTGTAAAGAGCCGGATCTGAACGGGCCGGACGTGACGGAAGATGATGTGCTGGAGTACTTCTCGAACTTGGACATTCTGCTGAAGAACATTGTCGACGAGGAGGTGCACGATCTATTCCAGCGCAAGATCCGCGATCGTACGCTCACGAAGGATCCCAACTTTAAGTGGTGTGTCCACTGCTCGAGTGGATTCTTCGCGCGGCCCAAGCAGCGACGTCTGGTCTGTCCGGACTGTGGGTCGATCACTTGTGCCTCGTGTCGGAAGCCG TGGGAATCTCAGCACGAAGGATTAACGTGCGATAAGTTTGCCGAgtggaaggaagcaaacgaCCCGGAACTACAGGCCGAAGGTGTTCAGCGTCATCTGCAGACGCACGGTATTAGCTGCCCGAATTGCAAGTTCCGCTACTCGCTGGCCCGTGGAGGTTGTATGCACTTTACCTGCACGCAATGCAAGTTCGAGTTCTGTTACGGATGCAACAAACCGTTCATGATGGGTGCCAAGTGTAGTGTATCGCCGTACTGTGCCAAGCTGGGGCTGCATGCCCATCATCCGAGGAACTGTCTGTTCTATCTGCGCGACAAGGAGCCTCGGGATCTGCAAAACTTGCTGCTG ATGAACAACGTGTCCTTTGACACCGAGCCTTCGGAGCAAATGAAACAGGAGCTGACGAATGGAGAAGGTGCCATCATGAAGTGTCCCATTCCACTGCAAAAGGAAACACCGGCCGGTCTGATGGATATGATCTGCAGTGCAGACGTACCCGAGAATCATGCCGGATTGTGCAG AACCCATTACGTTGAATATTTGGTCGGTACGGTATCGAAAGCGCAGATCGATCCGCTACCGATACTGGATCTAACCGATTGTGTCCAAGAGTTGCGCCGGCGCGGCATACCACTCCCGGAACGGGGTCCCTGGGACACCGATGAAATTTATCGGGAAATGTGCCAGAAg CTCGTTAAGGAGAAAATTCCTCTTGACAATTAG